A region of Rhodamnia argentea isolate NSW1041297 chromosome 9, ASM2092103v1, whole genome shotgun sequence DNA encodes the following proteins:
- the LOC115740811 gene encoding dof zinc finger protein DOF1.8-like: MDTAQWPQEIVVKPIEEIVTSTCTATTTPKPSSSSSSTLERKPRPQKEQALNCPRCNSTNTKFCYYNNYSLTQPRYFCKTCRRYWTDGGSLRNIPVGGGSRKNKRSSSSASSSSSSFNPSSKKLPDLISTPASNPNNKVPLHEGQDLNLAFPNPHHHDFKSISELVQLPSLEASKNHQISANCTSAGAPAAPPRQLSALELLSGITSRGSLNSFMSMPLPDPGSVYTPGLFALPDFKPTLNFSLDGFGSGAYRSLPSVQEGGTNGGRLLFPFEDLKPVSSTSDVEQNRGEQGDSNGYWSGMLDGGSW; encoded by the exons ATGGACACCGCTCAGTGGCCACAG GAGATTGTGGTGAAACCGATAGAAGAAATAGTCACAAGCACATGCACAGCAACAACCACCCCAAagccatcatcatcgtcatcttcgACTTTGGAGAGGAAGCCAAGGCCACAAAAGGAACAAGCTCTGAACTGCCCAAGATGCAACTCCACCAACACCAAGTTCTGCTACTACAACAACTACAGCCTCACCCAGCCCAGGTACTTCTGCAAGACCTGCAGGAGGTACTGGACTGACGGTGGATCCCTCAGGAACATCCCCGTGGGTGGTGGCTCAAGGAAGAACAAGAGATCATCATCCtcggcatcttcttcttcctcgtcttTCAATCCTTCATCCAAGAAGCTGCCTGATCTGATCAGCACGCCTGCATCAAACCCTAACAACAAAGTGCCACTCCATGAAGGCCAAGATCTGAACCTGGCCTTCCCAAACCCTCACCATCACGACTTCAAGTCCATCTCTGAGCTGGTCCAACTGCCAAGCCTCGAGGCCAGCAAGAACCACCAAATCTCTGCCAACTGTACCTCTGCTGGTGCTCCTGCGGCACCACCGCGGCAGCTCTCAGCTCTGGAGCTGCTCTCAGGGATTACGTCGAGAGGTAGTTTGAATTCGTTCATGTCCATGCCGCTCCCCGATCCGGGCTCCGTCTACACGCCCGGGCTGTTCGCGCTGCCGGACTTCAAGCCGACCCTCAATTTCTCTCTTGATGGCTTTGGGAGTGGGGCTTACAGGAGCCTCCCAAGTGTGCAAGAGGGTGGCACTAATGGAGGGAGGCTCTTGTTCCCCTTTGAAGATTTGAAGCCAGTCTCGAGCACAAGCGATGTTGAGCAGAATAGAGGAGAGCAAGGAGACTCCAATGGATACTGGAGTGGGATGTTGGATGGAGGATCGTGGTAA